In Amycolatopsis sp. FBCC-B4732, the genomic stretch GTGACGAACGGGTCTCACCGGCCCGCTCGAACGGCTGACAAATCGGGGGGCGGCTGAACTTTTCTGAACCGCACTTCGCAGCGTAGCCCTTGATCCAAACGGCGCAACCCCGCCAACGGCCGAACCGGGCACCCCCGCATGCGACGGCCGTCTTCGCAGCTCAAACCACCCATCCGGGTGAAGTTTTCGTCGTGACACCTGACTCTTGACAGCAGCGCGTGCACTACGCATCCTGGATGCATATCAGGTTTCCTTACATCCAACGCCAAGAGATTTGCGCAGAGCGCCACACTTAGCCACCGTCCGTAGCAGGAACCCTGTCACCGGTGACAAGGAGACGAACGCCGTGACCCGATCCCCCGGCCCGGCCGATTTCGGCCTGGGCAGCTGGCCCGCGCGGCGGGCGCGGATCTCGCCGGACCGCACCGCGCTCGACGGCGGCGGCGGGCAAGACCGCACGCTGACGTACGCCGGCCTCGCCGAGCGCGTCGAGCGGCTGGCCGGCGCGCTGACCCGGCTGGGGGTGCGCCCCGGCGACCGGGTGGCCTACCTCGGCGTCAACGCCGCCACCGTCTTCGAGGCGCTCTTCGCCACCGCCCGCTGCGGCGCGCTCTTCGTCCCGCTCAACTACCGGCTCTCCGGCACGGAAATCCGGTACATGCTCGATGACAGCGGCGCCTCGGTCCTGGTGCACAGCCCCGACACCGACGCGCTCGTCGCCGCGGCCGGCCCGCTGCCGGTGCGGCACGTGCTGGCGACGGACCCGGCGTCGTGCCCGGCGGGCGGGCTGGACTTCGAGGCCGAGCTCGCCGCGGGCGGTCCCCCGCCGGGCACCGGGATCGCGCTCGACGACCCGTGCCTGCTGCTCTACACCTCCGGCACCACCGGCCGCCCGAAGGCCGCCGTCCTCACCCACGGCAACCTCACCTGGAACACCGTCAACCAGCTGGCCCACCTCGACGTCCTGGGCACCGACAAGGCGCTGTGCATCGCGCCGCTGTTCCACTGCGTCGGGCTGGGCCAGATCACGCTGCCGACGCTGTTCAAGGGCGGCAGCGTGGAACCGGTCGCGAAGTTCGACGCGGGCGCGATCCTCGGCCGGATCGGCGCGGCCGGCATCACGAGCTTCTCCGCCGTGCCCACGATGCTGGAAATGCTCTGCCGCCACGAAAGCTGGGCGAGCACCGACCTCAGCTCCCTCACCTGCGTCCTCTACGGCGGCTCGCCGGTGGCCGAGCGGGTGGCCCGCGCGTGGCTCGACCGCGGCGTGCAGCTCCTGCAGGGCTACGGCATGACCGAAGCCGCGCCGGGGGTCTCGATGGCCACCCACGAGGGCACCCCCGCCCACCCGGTCGCCGCCGGGGTGCCGCATTTCTTCACCGACGTCGCCGCGCTCGGCCCGGACCTCGCCCCGGCGCCGCTGGGGGCCGAGCCCGCCGAGCTGCTGGTGCGCGGCCCGCACGTCTTCGACGGCTACTGGAACCGGCCCGAAGAGTCGAAGGCGAGCTTCGTCGAGGATGACTGGTTCCGGACCGGCGACGTCGTCCGCGTCGACGACGACGGCTGGGCCCACGTCGTCGACCGGGTCAAGGACGTGATCATCTCCGGCGGCGAGAACGTCTACCCCGCCGAGGTCGAGGCGGTCGCCACGCAGCTGGCCGACGTCGAGGCGTGCGCCGTGGTCGGCGTGCCCGACGCGCGCTGGGGCGAGGTCGGCGCCGCCTTCGTCGTCCCGCGCCCCGGGTCCCCGCTCGACGAAGCGGCCTTCCGCACCCACCTCGAACAGCACCTCGCCCGCTACAAGATCCCCAAGCACGTCGAGTTCACCGAAGCCCTGCCCCGCAACGCCACCGGCAAGATCCGCCGCGTCGAACTGCGCGCGCGAGCCGCCGGCGCCTTCCCGAACGGACCCGCATGACCACCGCCCTGCTGCCCCCTTCCCTGCGCGTCGACCGGCACGACGAGGTCGCCGTGCTGCGGCTGTGCCGCCCGGAGAAGCGCAACGCCCTCGACGACGCCACCGTGCTCGGCCTCGAAGCCTTCTTCGGCGCGCCGCCGTCCGGGGTCAAGGCGGTCGTGCTCGACGCCGCGGGCGACCACTTCTCGGCCGGGCTGGACCTGGCCGAGCTCACCGAGCGCGACGCGTTCGAAGGCCTGGAGCACTCGATGATGTGGCACCGCGCGTTCGAGCGGCTCGAACGCGGGCGCGTGCCGGTGGTCGCCGTGCTCAAGGGCGCGGTCGTCGGCGGCGGCCTGGAACTGGCGGCCGCCGCGCACATCCGCGTCGCCGAGCCCTCCGCGTTCTACGCGCTGCCGGAGGGCCAGCGCGGCCTGTTCGTCGGCGGTGGCGCGTCGGTGCGGGTGCCGCGGCTCATCGGGGCGCACCGGATGGCCGACATGATGCTCACCGGCCGCGTGCTCGACGCCGACGAAGGCCACGCCGCCGGGCTTTCGCACTACCGCGCCGAAAACGGCTTCGAGCACGCCATGGACCTGGCCCGCAAGATCGCCGCGAACTCGCCGATCACGAACTTCGCCGTCCTCCAG encodes the following:
- a CDS encoding crotonase/enoyl-CoA hydratase family protein, whose amino-acid sequence is MTTALLPPSLRVDRHDEVAVLRLCRPEKRNALDDATVLGLEAFFGAPPSGVKAVVLDAAGDHFSAGLDLAELTERDAFEGLEHSMMWHRAFERLERGRVPVVAVLKGAVVGGGLELAAAAHIRVAEPSAFYALPEGQRGLFVGGGASVRVPRLIGAHRMADMMLTGRVLDADEGHAAGLSHYRAENGFEHAMDLARKIAANSPITNFAVLQALPRIAEANPAEGYLMEALMAAVASGSAEAKERMQAFLEKRAGKVGR
- a CDS encoding long-chain fatty acid--CoA ligase → MTRSPGPADFGLGSWPARRARISPDRTALDGGGGQDRTLTYAGLAERVERLAGALTRLGVRPGDRVAYLGVNAATVFEALFATARCGALFVPLNYRLSGTEIRYMLDDSGASVLVHSPDTDALVAAAGPLPVRHVLATDPASCPAGGLDFEAELAAGGPPPGTGIALDDPCLLLYTSGTTGRPKAAVLTHGNLTWNTVNQLAHLDVLGTDKALCIAPLFHCVGLGQITLPTLFKGGSVEPVAKFDAGAILGRIGAAGITSFSAVPTMLEMLCRHESWASTDLSSLTCVLYGGSPVAERVARAWLDRGVQLLQGYGMTEAAPGVSMATHEGTPAHPVAAGVPHFFTDVAALGPDLAPAPLGAEPAELLVRGPHVFDGYWNRPEESKASFVEDDWFRTGDVVRVDDDGWAHVVDRVKDVIISGGENVYPAEVEAVATQLADVEACAVVGVPDARWGEVGAAFVVPRPGSPLDEAAFRTHLEQHLARYKIPKHVEFTEALPRNATGKIRRVELRARAAGAFPNGPA